The Populus trichocarpa isolate Nisqually-1 chromosome 2, P.trichocarpa_v4.1, whole genome shotgun sequence genome has a window encoding:
- the LOC7457380 gene encoding NDR1/HIN1-like protein 6 isoform X2: protein MAGKPMKPVLQRPPGYTDPNLQAKPAPRPLPTKALLPPSFEPRKRRSRHCRLCLCCLSLLLIIAILLMIIAGGLFYLWFDPKLPVFHLQSFKFSAFNITKRSDGTYLTAKMVARIEVRNPNENIIYHFGESKVETTAGDDEVNLGSTTLPEFTQGKKNTTSLEIETSVNNELIEDGIGSKILDQFTSKKLKVDMDVKTSIGIGVEGVKTGLLGVEVVCGGVTLKETSTEMPRCIISTLKW from the coding sequence ATGGCCGGCAAGCCAATGAAACCAGTTCTCCAAAGACCACCAGGTTACACAGACCCCAACCTCCAGGCAAAACCTGCCCCGAGACCGCTACCCACAAAGGCATTGCTGCCTCCTTCATTCGAACCAAGGAAAAGACGGTCCAGGCATTGCCGTCTATGCTTATGCTGCTTAAGCCTCCTCCTTATAATCGCCATTCTCCTGATGATTATCGCAGGAGGTCTATTTTACCTCTGGTTCGATCCAAAACTCCCCGTTTTCCACCTCCAATCTTTTAAATTCTCCGCCTTTAACATCACCAAGAGATCAGATGGCACGTACCTTACCGCCAAAATGGTTGCAAGAATCGAAGTTAGGAATCCTAATGAAAATATCATCTATCATTTTGGAGAGTCTAAAGTGGAAACGACAGCGGGAGACGACGAGGTTAATTTGGGATCGACGACCTTGCCTGAGTTCACACAGGGAAAAAAGAATACGACTAGTTTGGAAATTGAAACCAGTGTGAACAATGAGCTGATCGAGGATGGAATTGGATCGAAGATTCTTGATCAGTTCACGAGCAAAAAACTGAAGGTGGATATGGATGTGAAAACGAGCATTGGAATTGGTGTTGAAGGGGTGAAGACAGGGTTGCTGGGAGTGGAAGTTGTGTGTGGAGGTGTAACGTTGAAGGAGACCAGTACTGAGATG
- the LOC7457380 gene encoding NDR1/HIN1-like protein 6 isoform X1 produces MAGKPMKPVLQRPPGYTDPNLQAKPAPRPLPTKALLPPSFEPRKRRSRHCRLCLCCLSLLLIIAILLMIIAGGLFYLWFDPKLPVFHLQSFKFSAFNITKRSDGTYLTAKMVARIEVRNPNENIIYHFGESKVETTAGDDEVNLGSTTLPEFTQGKKNTTSLEIETSVNNELIEDGIGSKILDQFTSKKLKVDMDVKTSIGIGVEGVKTGLLGVEVVCGGVTLKETSTEMPRCIISTLKWIIIR; encoded by the coding sequence ATGGCCGGCAAGCCAATGAAACCAGTTCTCCAAAGACCACCAGGTTACACAGACCCCAACCTCCAGGCAAAACCTGCCCCGAGACCGCTACCCACAAAGGCATTGCTGCCTCCTTCATTCGAACCAAGGAAAAGACGGTCCAGGCATTGCCGTCTATGCTTATGCTGCTTAAGCCTCCTCCTTATAATCGCCATTCTCCTGATGATTATCGCAGGAGGTCTATTTTACCTCTGGTTCGATCCAAAACTCCCCGTTTTCCACCTCCAATCTTTTAAATTCTCCGCCTTTAACATCACCAAGAGATCAGATGGCACGTACCTTACCGCCAAAATGGTTGCAAGAATCGAAGTTAGGAATCCTAATGAAAATATCATCTATCATTTTGGAGAGTCTAAAGTGGAAACGACAGCGGGAGACGACGAGGTTAATTTGGGATCGACGACCTTGCCTGAGTTCACACAGGGAAAAAAGAATACGACTAGTTTGGAAATTGAAACCAGTGTGAACAATGAGCTGATCGAGGATGGAATTGGATCGAAGATTCTTGATCAGTTCACGAGCAAAAAACTGAAGGTGGATATGGATGTGAAAACGAGCATTGGAATTGGTGTTGAAGGGGTGAAGACAGGGTTGCTGGGAGTGGAAGTTGTGTGTGGAGGTGTAACGTTGAAGGAGACCAGTACTGAGATG
- the LOC7457379 gene encoding putative glucose-6-phosphate 1-epimerase yields the protein MRHSAAVWDYRAAIEHTKDWNGMDQVVLRNPQGASARVSLHGGQVFSWRNEQGEELLFTSSKGIFKPPKQVRGGIPICFPQFGNCGSPEQHGFARSKIWTVDDNPPPLHPNDSHGKSFIDLLLKPSEEDLKCWPYSFELRLRVSLAANGDLALTSRVRNIDGKPFSFSFTYHTYLSVSDISEVRIEGLETLDYLDNLQQRERFTEQGDALTFESEVDRVYLSSPNAIAILDHGRKRTYVIRKDGLPDVAVWNPWEKKSKAMADFGDEEYKKMLCVDGAVVEKPVTLKPGEEWTGLLVLSAVPSSFCSEYFDLERRGL from the exons ATGAGGCATTCTGCAGCTGTATGGGATTATAGAGCAGCAATTGAGCATACCAAAGACTGGAACGGTATGGACCAGGTCGTGCTCCGCAACCCACAAGGAGCTTCCGCGCGG GTTAGTCTGCATGGAGGGCAAGTTTTTTCATGGAGGAATGAGCAAGGGGAAGAACTTCTATTCACAAGCAGTAAG GGGATCTTTAAGCCTCCAAAACAAGTGCGCGGAGGGATCCCTATATGTTTCCCGCAG TTTGGAAACTGTGGATCTCCAGAGCAGCATGGTTTTGCTAGGAGCAAGATTTGGACAGTTGATGACAATCCTCCTCCTTTGCATCCCAATGATTCCCATGGGAAATCCTTCATTGACCTACTGCTTAAACCATCTGAAGAAGACCTGAAGTGCTGGCCTTATAG tTTTGAGCTTCGTCTTAGGGTGTCACTTGCAGCAAATGGAGACTTGGCGCTGACATCAAGAGTTCGGAACATCGACGGAAAACCATTTAGTTTCTCATTTACATATCACACATATTTGTCAGTTTCTGACATAAG TGAAGTGAGGATAGAAGGATTGGAAACACTTGACTACCTAGACAACCTTCAACAAAGAGAACGATTTACAGAACAAGGAGATGCCCTCACTTTTGAATCTGAG GTGGATCGAGTTTATCTCAGTTCTCCCAATGCAATTGCAATCCTCGATCATGGGAGGAAGCGGACATATGTTATTAGAAAGGATGGACTCCCGGATGTAG CGGTGTGGAATCCATGGGAGAAGAAATCAAAAGCAATGGCGGATTTTGGCGATGAAGAGTACAAAAAGATGTTATGTGTCGATGGAGCAGTGGTTGAGAAACCTGTCACCTTGAAGCCAGGTGAGGAATGGACAGGGCTTTTGGTGCTCTCAGCTGTGCCTTCAAGCTTTTGTAGTGAATACTTCGATCTTGAGAGACGAGGTCTTTGA